The DNA sequence aggaaaggaaaaaaaaaatataaggaaaaaaaaagaaatataaggaaaaaaataatattataaaaaattatccacgttagtgctGGCAAGCCACGTAAGCTCCGGCCGACAAAATGGACCGCAAATAATGAAGAAGTTCGTCCATCTTTGattgtttgaaaatttaaatagtTTTGTGGCTTGATGGTTTCAATTTTGGCTAGCCATTGAAATTCTCTCTCTGTCTATTTTTGGACATAATGCATATTCTAAATGAAGAATTGTTTGGATTGTTTACTTTGAATtaaagggtgcgtttgtttgaggGAAAGTATTTCAGAGAATAGGTTTTCTAGACTCTCCCCCGTTTGGTTCGCCAAAAACGATTAAGTGAAATCCCTAATccgaagaggtgaaaacactttccggaattgcttctctcaaatttttaatattttatttttttaatatatcaatatatatataatatatttttttatatcttctttttctttatctttttaaattttttttctttagccgCGAAGCCTCGGTGATGGCTAATGACAGGCACCCTTGTCGGCTGCCTGTCGAGCTCAAGCTCGTCGACCACTTTAGGCGAGATGATCCTTGCCGGTCATCTCGTGTGGTTAGTTGTTGGTCATCGCTGAGGCCCGACAatcggtggaggaagaagaaaaagaaaaaaataaaaataaagaaaaaatgatacaatataaataaaaagttacttaaaattcgaatttaaatttttggtcTCAGATAAAGTAATGAGATTGAAATAATTTTGCAAATGTGTAACAAACACCTTAAAACATTTTTAGtaacatatcaccaaacaaaggaaaataaaccgttctcttgaaaaatgatttctaaaaaatcactttctttttttatggagGTTTTCCCCAACCAAATGCACCATAAATAaatccggccaaaaaaaaaaaatgcaccataAATAGATGTTCCCGTTAATACATATGCTACAAGATTTGCTTTTGCAACCGTGTGCCACCTTTTTTTAGTACATATGCTACACTCAGTCCATTAATACATCTTTTTAACCAAGTATATCTTCCGGAAGTGTTTTAGCCAACTCAACAAAATTAATGGCAGTTATTAGCTTTTTACAAAGATAAAGTTAATCTACATAACCCACCCACGCATGGCGTGGTTGGTTGAGAGCGTGCCCTTCTTCGTCCACGTCAAGGGTTCGAAACTCCCGACCGCGTttcgtgatttaagtgggggggcCTGGCGGTGGGTTGTTGGGCTAGTCTCCCCCGAGGTATAGTCGCGGGCGTAAGTCGTGCGGATcctcggataaaaaaaaaaaaaaaagttaacctACATAATAATTACTATAACACATCGCCGGtgtaaatatttaaaagaaacacttataaaatgaaaatacatATCTTGTATTACGTAGGGACATAGTAAAAATCGCTATGATGCCATCATTCGAGATCATATTTGTTGTGATATTAAAAAGAGGAATAGTCACTTGACTTGAAGCACAAGTTTTCTAAGAACACTTCCTCAAGTCTATCAccaaatattcaaaagatatCGCAAAAGATACCAAGCTAGAATTCTCATTCGAATTTTGTGCCGAGAAGACTTGGaattcttttggaaattttttttattatgaagaACGAAATTAAGGTTCATTACCCTTATAATTCCTTTTAATAATATGACCAACGGAGTGGTCAATTTAAATCAGAACAATAAGCAtgtttcaaaaatcaatttggcTAACCCTCATTTTTCTCAAGTTCCTTTCCAAGTTTTTATGCACACATCTTAGATAGATATAGATAGATTGAATAAATAAATGTAGGTACTAACTAATCTAAGTAATACTTttgattaaaattttcattaattttttataagttGATGTGATAAAATTATTAATGCAAGTATAAACAATTGAATTACATTTAAGCACGCAGCAAAAGTACGCTAATATCGATTCATAATATAATTTTCTTGAATATAATGGACCTATACGAAAGACTCTTTAATATAAATGACTTGGATAATTTCTCAGACTGACGTTGCCAAAATTGATTTACCatgttttaaaataaaaattcagttAGAACAATTTAAAATCAAAGAAACCcggttttttttcaaatgttgatcttttattttttcttctgtttttattGTTTGTGAAATGCTATTGTTATCACATTAATTGCCACCCTCTCCAGTTGGCAACGGTAATTAACTAACCCACGTCATCAATTGGAATTAttacgatatatatatatatatatatatatatatatatatatatatatatatatatatatatatattaagttTGACTTCAAAGTGCAATTTCCTAAATTAAACCTACTTCTCCCACTCACCACACCACACGCACAAAATCATCTTGATATATCGGAATGTcttattttatttcctattgTGACTTTGAATTATCATATATACTTGAACCCCACTAATTCCTTCATTCACCTTCGCTTACCTTACCCTACAGTTCTAACAAAGTCTCTCTGGTCTCACCtacctcccctctctctcgcaAAAGCTCAATTTCCATTAGATCTTCTTCGCCAcctcctctctttcttcttttggtccCAATTATAGAAACGAGGCGAGCCACGACAAGAACGGTGACTGATGGATTGATGGTCTCGTCAGAAGATGATCAGGAGAAGGCCGTTCCCCGGTGGTTGAGGCCGATTGCGGGTGCCAAGTTCTACTGCTCGTGCGAGACTCATCGCTCCAAAGAACGCAATTACTACTGTAGAGTTTGCATGGTCTCTTTCTGCAAAGATTGCAAGGAGCAACACGATCGCTCCAAGCACGAGATCCTCAAGGTAACAATTTCCATTCAGAATCGTCTACCATCCAACAATTTtaagggcatttttttttttaagaagtgggttgcaAAACTGTGCTATGTAGTACTCTCTTTCTTTGTATGATGAAGAAAACGGGAAATTAAGGTTACTTCTGTTGATATTGAATTTTTCCCCTTGTTAAGATTTTGTTTATGGGTTTTAACCTTCTTAGGTATATAAAACTTCCCATGCGGCATCCTTCAGGGTAGAAGACTTGAAGCCGTTGTGGGATATTTCCGGTATCTGCATGTACACTTCCAACGGGTGGCTGGTCGCCCTCATATACAAAAGGGGAATTGGGATCTCTGGCTCCCGCGGTAAGAAGGGCATCGCAGAGTGCGAATCT is a window from the Rhodamnia argentea isolate NSW1041297 chromosome 8, ASM2092103v1, whole genome shotgun sequence genome containing:
- the LOC115745381 gene encoding uncharacterized protein LOC115745381; the encoded protein is MVSSEDDQEKAVPRWLRPIAGAKFYCSCETHRSKERNYYCRVCMVSFCKDCKEQHDRSKHEILKVYKTSHAASFRVEDLKPLWDISGICMYTSNGWLVALIYKRGIGISGSRGKKGIAECESCLYGLKSPSAKYCSVECKVEAALKMNGSGSITEKAKRKLETMLEEIAHDVHSFRKRARKQKKPQRALSH